A region from the Leptospirillum ferriphilum ML-04 genome encodes:
- the cobA gene encoding uroporphyrinogen-III C-methyltransferase, whose protein sequence is MNKLQPGKGHVTLVGAGPGDPGLLTLRGKKALEEADVILYDHLAHPDLLGHASPRAERIDVGKERGHPRLSQREIEAVLIDRASRGLSVVRLKGGDPFVFGRGGEEGQALEKAGIPYTVVPGVTSVTASPAYAGLPVSHRETNSRIVVMTGHDDPEKLSGPTLDALALPDQTLVILMGVEHFRKLVPRLLEHRMPPDTPVVAIRWGTTASQEIREGTIQSMIRILEENPIRPPATIVVGRVAGKPWRLEWQKNRPLFGKRILLTREKESGSPLKDQLEKLGAEVVSCPTIEIRPVSGTEREELVRTIQNLSEYEWLLFLSPNGVRSFFRTMKETGNDIRSLARCRIFSMGPSTTRTLEEYGIHPDATPLESYANGVLEFFRSQVPCSGQHCLLIRGDRGDRTIPDGLAAMGFKVRQITAYENKIPELPDYLRDLVSGGFENRDFHLAVFYSPSAFRNLVSLLKNQVQSIRNTTGLAIGPTTADVLQKDGVTNILLPSEPTDEAVLNTILQHFS, encoded by the coding sequence TTGAACAAACTACAACCGGGGAAGGGACATGTGACCCTGGTCGGAGCTGGCCCCGGTGACCCGGGACTTCTCACTCTCCGTGGCAAGAAAGCCCTGGAAGAAGCCGATGTCATTCTCTATGATCACCTTGCTCATCCGGACCTTCTCGGGCACGCTTCCCCCCGGGCTGAACGGATCGATGTCGGAAAAGAAAGAGGACATCCCCGCCTTTCCCAGCGGGAAATTGAGGCCGTCCTGATCGACAGGGCCTCCCGGGGGCTCTCTGTCGTTCGCCTGAAAGGTGGAGACCCCTTTGTCTTCGGACGGGGAGGGGAAGAAGGGCAGGCTCTCGAAAAAGCTGGTATCCCCTATACAGTGGTTCCGGGGGTCACTTCCGTGACAGCAAGCCCTGCCTATGCAGGCCTTCCGGTGAGCCATCGGGAAACAAACTCCCGGATTGTGGTCATGACCGGACACGACGACCCGGAAAAACTCTCCGGACCAACTCTGGATGCGCTCGCACTTCCCGACCAGACACTTGTTATCCTGATGGGAGTTGAGCATTTTCGGAAACTTGTCCCGCGCCTTCTCGAGCACCGGATGCCACCCGACACCCCTGTCGTGGCCATCCGGTGGGGAACAACCGCTTCCCAGGAAATCCGTGAAGGGACGATTCAGTCAATGATCCGCATCCTGGAAGAGAATCCGATCCGACCACCTGCCACGATTGTCGTCGGACGGGTCGCGGGAAAGCCCTGGCGTCTTGAGTGGCAGAAGAACCGTCCTCTTTTTGGAAAAAGAATCCTTCTGACCAGAGAAAAAGAATCCGGCTCACCCCTCAAGGATCAGCTAGAGAAACTGGGCGCAGAAGTCGTCAGTTGTCCCACAATCGAAATCCGTCCCGTTTCCGGTACGGAAAGGGAGGAACTGGTCAGGACGATCCAGAATCTCTCCGAATACGAATGGCTTCTTTTTCTCAGCCCAAACGGTGTGCGGTCTTTCTTCCGGACCATGAAAGAAACCGGAAATGACATCCGTTCCCTTGCCAGATGCCGGATTTTTTCGATGGGCCCTTCAACGACACGAACCCTCGAAGAATATGGCATTCACCCGGATGCAACCCCGCTTGAATCGTATGCGAACGGTGTTCTAGAATTTTTTCGCTCCCAGGTCCCTTGTTCCGGGCAACACTGTCTCCTCATTCGAGGAGACCGGGGAGACCGGACAATCCCTGACGGTCTGGCAGCCATGGGCTTCAAGGTTCGACAAATTACTGCCTACGAAAACAAGATTCCCGAGCTTCCGGACTACTTGAGGGACCTTGTGTCCGGCGGGTTTGAAAATCGGGATTTTCACCTGGCCGTTTTTTACAGTCCTTCAGCATTCAGGAACCTTGTCTCTCTTCTGAAGAATCAGGTACAGTCCATCCGGAACACAACGGGACTGGCCATCGGACCGACAACGGCGGACGTGCTCCAAAAAGACGGAGTCACAAACATCCTTCTTCCTTCCGAGCCGACGGACGAAGCCGTTCTGAACACAATCCTTCAACACTTTTCGTAA
- the hemB gene encoding porphobilinogen synthase produces MAFPTDRPRRLRSNSAIRSLVRENRLSASQLILPLFVIHGANKKEAIRSMPDVYRYSVDNLSPLIKEALSVGIRSVILFGIPEKKDEMGSSALDPEGPVPTAVRMLKRDFPDLVVMTDVCIDEYTTHGHCGLLKGEQIDNDTTLDCLAKMSLVHAQAGADIVAPSDMMDGRVKALRETLDKNGFSDTIILSYAVKYASAFYGPFRDAMMSGPQFGDRSSYQMDPANRLEAFREASLDVEEGADILMVKPALPYLDILRDLAGRFDLPLCAYQVSGEYSTIMAAGKEGWIDTDRAMMESLLSIRRAGATMILTYFAIRAARLLAQSE; encoded by the coding sequence ATGGCATTTCCCACCGACAGGCCTCGAAGACTCAGAAGCAATTCCGCCATACGGTCGCTCGTGCGGGAAAACCGGCTATCAGCATCGCAGCTGATTCTTCCCCTGTTTGTCATTCATGGGGCGAACAAAAAAGAAGCGATTCGCTCCATGCCGGACGTTTACCGATACTCCGTCGACAATCTTTCACCTTTGATAAAGGAAGCCCTGTCGGTGGGAATCCGGAGCGTGATCTTATTCGGGATTCCCGAAAAAAAGGATGAAATGGGATCAAGCGCACTGGATCCGGAGGGTCCCGTTCCGACAGCCGTCCGAATGCTGAAAAGGGATTTCCCTGATCTCGTCGTGATGACGGACGTGTGTATCGACGAATACACCACCCACGGTCATTGCGGCCTTCTCAAAGGGGAACAGATCGACAACGACACAACCCTGGACTGTCTTGCAAAGATGTCTCTCGTCCACGCACAAGCCGGTGCGGATATCGTCGCCCCTTCGGATATGATGGACGGCCGGGTCAAAGCTCTCCGGGAGACTCTCGACAAAAACGGATTTTCGGACACAATTATCCTGTCCTACGCTGTCAAATACGCTTCGGCCTTTTACGGTCCTTTCCGCGACGCCATGATGTCGGGCCCCCAGTTTGGAGACCGCTCCTCGTACCAGATGGATCCGGCAAACCGGTTGGAAGCCTTCCGGGAAGCCTCCCTGGACGTGGAAGAGGGCGCAGATATCCTGATGGTCAAACCTGCACTCCCCTACCTCGATATTCTTCGCGATCTCGCTGGCCGATTCGACCTCCCGCTTTGCGCTTACCAGGTCAGCGGGGAATACTCGACGATCATGGCTGCCGGAAAGGAAGGATGGATCGACACCGACCGGGCAATGATGGAATCTCTCCTGTCGATCCGCAGGGCAGGCGCCACCATGATTCTGACCTACTTTGCCATCCGGGCCGCCCGGTTATTGGCCCAGTCCGAATAA
- a CDS encoding bifunctional riboflavin kinase/FAD synthetase, translating to MNILSSFSEMNTVRESGQEISLTIGNFDGIHQGHQKLLNDLVEYSRKTKTLATVLTFDPHPLMVLSPEIPFQRIMSIPHKKKILSELGIDLLVITPFTPDLGRMEPETFIRDILLEYFPLKGLVIGEGFRFGHKRAGSVADFQRVLSPEGVLVKAIPAVEDATGRVSSSRIRELLRAGRVKEANQFLTRPFQLDGTVEEGEKRGRKLGFPTLNIHPTPDRLLPASGVYVTRTKTSKGWFNGTSYVGKKPTFTPLMQPVIETHLFDFSDTLYGQYIQVDFLEFLRGDRAFPGPEALIAAISNDLQQSKDYFRENPISQGD from the coding sequence ATGAACATTCTCTCCTCTTTTTCCGAAATGAATACCGTCCGGGAATCCGGACAGGAAATTTCGCTGACGATCGGAAATTTTGACGGCATCCACCAGGGGCACCAGAAACTTCTGAACGACCTGGTCGAATATTCCAGAAAAACAAAAACTCTCGCCACGGTGTTGACATTTGACCCGCATCCCCTGATGGTTTTGTCCCCCGAGATCCCTTTTCAGCGCATCATGTCCATTCCCCACAAAAAAAAAATCCTTTCGGAACTGGGCATCGATCTTCTTGTCATCACACCCTTCACCCCGGACCTCGGGAGAATGGAACCGGAAACCTTTATCCGGGATATTCTGTTGGAGTACTTCCCTCTGAAAGGTCTGGTCATCGGGGAAGGGTTTCGATTTGGTCACAAAAGGGCAGGATCCGTCGCGGACTTTCAACGGGTTCTCTCCCCCGAAGGCGTCCTGGTGAAAGCGATTCCCGCCGTGGAGGATGCAACAGGAAGAGTTTCGAGTTCACGGATCAGGGAACTCTTGCGCGCAGGACGGGTGAAGGAGGCCAATCAGTTTCTCACCCGTCCGTTCCAGCTCGACGGGACGGTGGAAGAAGGGGAAAAAAGAGGCCGAAAACTCGGCTTTCCAACATTGAACATCCATCCTACGCCAGACCGCCTTCTGCCAGCTTCCGGAGTTTATGTCACCCGCACAAAAACATCGAAAGGCTGGTTTAACGGGACATCCTATGTCGGAAAAAAACCAACCTTCACACCGCTTATGCAACCCGTGATCGAGACACATCTTTTTGACTTTTCTGACACTCTTTACGGTCAATACATTCAGGTGGATTTCTTGGAGTTTCTTCGGGGAGACAGGGCTTTTCCTGGGCCGGAAGCCCTCATCGCAGCGATTTCAAATGATCTTCAGCAATCGAAAGACTATTTCCGTGAAAATCCAATTTCCCAAGGGGACTGA
- the tilS gene encoding tRNA lysidine(34) synthetase TilS: MKIQFPKGTENGTFLSAYLPRIESFLRDNGLHPDNHQSPPHFHAAISGGADSLFLAFLLHLFLEKRHPLTLLHFNHRTRGMENEEDEIFLRNFAQHIGRPLRIGVLSEPVPDHLSEDFLRKKRYAFFDTVLRENSNNILFLGHHQDDQVETILMNLFRGTGPKGVLGMLNKPDRRIFRPLLELRADEIRKILSDYDIPYRMDSSNLHRDYLRNRVRLELVPTIRTIFPPEGDRHVATFSHLFQRELKDRESGDWLSNTFLLIRDQRFVFSLPRYRNLTPYRQTLFCRWILDRILLWNLPSPEERNLLRSLSGTPVFEGHLGRGWHLGIEFQEAHLVYKRNLPEESSGNWFFFLKPDILEDLRSGKRSSFLQSLPGGGRLEWAWSSEADIRTPWEEGTRPSRSCRLSPGREGLFPLLVAGPGFPAVREAFRREGMSLGRLLSRRRFPSSFKKNLPVLMAGESLLWAPHLFPLQTPDGPLRNETGRLSVTYQDAKGDIWKRSSANP, translated from the coding sequence GTGAAAATCCAATTTCCCAAGGGGACTGAAAACGGGACGTTTCTATCAGCATATCTGCCCCGGATTGAATCTTTCCTCCGGGATAACGGGCTTCACCCGGACAATCATCAGTCTCCCCCGCATTTTCATGCGGCCATTTCTGGGGGTGCCGACTCTCTTTTTCTGGCTTTTCTCCTGCACCTCTTTCTCGAAAAACGTCACCCCCTGACCCTGCTCCACTTCAACCACCGGACACGTGGCATGGAAAACGAGGAGGACGAAATTTTTCTCCGGAACTTCGCCCAGCATATCGGGCGCCCACTCCGGATCGGAGTCCTTTCGGAACCTGTTCCGGACCATCTGTCGGAAGATTTTCTTCGCAAAAAAAGATATGCCTTCTTCGACACTGTCCTGAGGGAAAATTCCAATAACATCCTCTTTCTGGGCCATCATCAGGACGACCAGGTTGAAACGATCCTCATGAATTTATTTCGCGGAACAGGACCCAAAGGTGTTCTCGGCATGCTCAACAAACCAGACCGAAGGATATTCCGTCCTCTCCTGGAGCTGAGAGCCGATGAAATCCGTAAAATTTTGTCCGACTATGACATTCCCTATCGTATGGATTCCTCAAACCTGCATCGCGACTATCTTCGCAATCGGGTGCGACTGGAACTTGTCCCGACGATCCGGACCATTTTTCCTCCGGAGGGAGACCGCCATGTCGCCACCTTTTCCCATCTCTTCCAGCGGGAGTTGAAGGACAGGGAATCCGGAGACTGGCTTTCCAACACCTTTCTCCTCATCCGTGACCAGAGATTTGTCTTTTCCCTGCCACGCTACCGGAACCTCACCCCTTACCGTCAGACTCTCTTTTGCAGATGGATTCTGGACAGGATACTCTTGTGGAATCTTCCCTCACCAGAAGAGAGGAATCTCCTCCGGAGTCTCTCGGGCACCCCTGTGTTCGAGGGGCATCTGGGACGTGGATGGCATCTTGGGATTGAATTTCAGGAAGCCCATCTAGTATACAAGAGGAACCTTCCGGAGGAGTCTTCGGGGAACTGGTTCTTTTTTCTGAAACCGGACATATTGGAGGATCTTCGTTCCGGAAAAAGGAGTTCTTTTCTCCAATCTCTTCCGGGGGGTGGCCGTCTGGAGTGGGCATGGTCATCCGAAGCGGACATTCGGACCCCCTGGGAGGAGGGAACCCGTCCTTCCCGCTCCTGCCGCCTTTCTCCAGGCAGAGAGGGACTGTTTCCTCTCCTGGTTGCGGGCCCAGGGTTTCCGGCTGTTCGTGAAGCCTTTCGGCGGGAAGGCATGTCTCTGGGACGCCTCCTTTCCCGACGGCGATTCCCGTCAAGCTTCAAGAAAAACCTTCCTGTCTTGATGGCCGGGGAATCCCTTCTTTGGGCTCCCCATCTCTTCCCGCTCCAGACCCCGGATGGACCACTCCGGAATGAGACCGGCAGACTATCCGTCACTTACCAGGACGCCAAGGGAGACATATGGAAAAGATCTTCGGCAAACCCCTGA